Genomic window (Nitrosophilus kaiyonis):
AGATAATTTAGTTTTAAATAGATGGTTTGGTCTTCCTATATTTTTTATTATGATGTTTTTAATGTTTAAAATAACATTTGATGGAAGCTCTCCATTTGTAGATTGGATGGGGGGATTTTTTGAAAATTTTATATCTCCGCATCTAAGAGCAGTTATGATAAATTTTCCTCCTTGGTTTAGCTCTTTGATAGTTGATGGGCTTGTTAGTGGTGTAGGACTTGTTCTATCTTTTTTGCCTCTTTTAACATTTTTATACTTTTTTATGGCTGTTTTGGAAGAGAGCGGTTATATGGCAAGGGTTAGCTTTTTATTGGATAGATTGGCTGCAGGTCTTGGAATAAAAGGAAATGCTTTTATATCTTTGATTGTTGGTTTTGGATGTAATGTTCCAGCTGTATATTCAACAAGAACAATGAGCACTTTAAGAGAAAGAGTTATAGCTACTTTAATGATTCCATTTATGAGTTGCAGCGCAAGACTTCCTGTATATGCACTTTTTACTTCTTTATTTTTTACTTCACATCAAGCAATTATTATTTTTTCATTATATTTTCTTGGAATTATAGTAGCTTTTATAACAGCTTTTTTAGCGAACAAACTTCTTCCAAAAACTCAAGCTAAGCCTTTTTTTATAGAGCTTCCAACATATCACATGCCAACATGGAGCGCTATTTGGGTTTTGATGTGGCCAAGACTTAAAGACTTTATAGTTAGAGCTGGAACTGTGATAGTAGCAGCTTCTATGATTCTTTGGGCTATTATAAATCTTCCACCATCTTCTACTCCTCAAACATCCTATTTAGCTCAGATTTCAAAAAAGATTACACCAATATTTAAGCCTGTAGGATTTGGTGAGCATTGGGAGCCAGTGGCTGCTTTGATTCCTGGAACTTTGGCAAAAGAGGTAGTAATTGGTTCACTTGGTACAATTTATGGAGTTGAATCTACTCAAAAACCTATAGCAAAAGGAGAAGTTTTAAACGATTTAATTGATCAGATTAAAAGTTTATATAACGCTTTTTTAGAATCTATAAAAAATCTTTTTTCTATAGAAGTAACTACATTAAAAACAGAAAAACAGCCATCAAATCTGCAACAAAAAATAAAAAATCAGTTTACTCCATTAGGAGCATATAGCTATCTTGTTTTTGTTCTTTTATATATTCCTTGTGTTTCAACTATGGCTGCTATTAAAAATGAGTTTGGATGGGGCTTAATGATATTTGAAATACTCTTTTTGCCAATAATTGCATATATTGTATCATTTATGATTTATAATTTTGCAATTATATTTTTATAGATTTTTGCTTTTAAACTTTCTCTTTTTTTAACTCTTTAAAAACATATATAGTTGCTGTAACTATTACAAATCCAAGCAGTAAGAGGCTAAACCATATCTCGGCACTATGTGCCTCTTTTCCTTTACCAAAAATATAACCAATTAAAAGCATAAATCCAACCCAGATTATATTTGCCAAAAATGTTAAAGGAATAAATCTATAAAGTGGCATATGGGATATTCCTGCAGGTATTGATATATATTGTCCAAGTCCAGGTGTTAAAGGGGCTAAAAAAACAGAGATATTTCCATGATGTTTGAAAAATAGAATCGTTTTTTGGATAATTTTTTTATCTTTATATCTACGAATAATCCATTTAGCAAGATAGTAGTTTATAAGTGCTCCGCTAAGACTTCCAAAAGCTCCACTTATCAATAATAAAAAAAAGTTTTTTTGGCCAATGCTTGCTAAATAGCCAGAAGGAATCAGAATTATCTCACTTGGAACGGGGATAAATGTTCCTACAAGAAGCATATATAAATAAATTCCAAAATATCCAAGTGAATCTGCTAAATGAATTAGAAATTGAATAATTTGCTCTATCAAATCTCTATTCCTAAATATTTATTTACAAAATATCCTATAATAAAAGATATTAAAGCAACACCAAATGTGATTAAAAACATCTCCCCTACTCTTTTTTTGAAATTCTCATCTTTTGCAACAGATATATAAAAATTATAAAAAAGAATAGAGACAACTGCTCCAATAAACATAAAAACAAGAGCAACTTTAGCACTTTTTATTAAGAAAAAAGGTGAAACTAAAATAGCTGTAGTTAATATATATGCAAATCCTGTGTATATTGCATATTTTTTTGGCTCAATTGTGCTGTCTGCATTTTCTCTAGCTTCCAAATAGGCACTTCCAGCCATTGAAAGTGATGCTGCTATACCCATTATCATTCCAGTTATTCCTACATATTTTGCGTTATCAAATGCTAAAGCAATACCTGTTAATGTTCCAGTAAGCTCAACTAATGCATCATTCATTCCAAGAACAACTGCTCCAGCATATAAAAGTTTTTGGTCATTTAACATATTTAAAAGTTTTATTTCATGTGTTTTTTCATCTTCATATATTTTTTTTGCCTGTGGATATTTTAATATCAACTTTTTGTAAAAATCTTCAGCTTTTTCCTCATTTTTTTCAAGAAGTTTCAAAGTAAAAGAGATACCAAAAAGTTTTGCTAAAAAAATATACATTAAAATTAGCCATTTTTGAGGTTTTAAATCTTTTTTTGTTATTTTTTTCCAAAATTCATAATGAGACTTTTCTTGCAAGGCAATCTCTTGTAAAATCTTTTTATTATTTTTATTCTTTTGAAGTTTTGAAAGCTCCATATATAAAAAGAAGTCATTTATCTCATTTTGTTGCTGTTTTAAAGCTTCCATCATAATTTCCTAATAATTTTTCCAAATCTTTTAGAGAATCAACTGCTCTTTTTTGTATAAAAATATCAAAAAACTCATCAATATACTTTTCATGCTCGCCAAAAATTGTAACATACTTTTCTCTATTTGGATTTATTAAAATAGTAGTTTTAAATTCATTAGATAAATCTACTATATCAATAACCCTTCCACTTGTGCCAATAGCTATAAAAATATCTGCCTCTTTTGCAAGAGTATATAGATATCTATAATTTAAAACAACCTCTCCAAACATAACAACATTATGTCTTATATTTTTTGATTTGCATTTTGGACAGATTTCATTTTCTTTTTGAGCTCTATATCCTATATAAAAGATATTTTTACAATCTTCACATCTTAAATCGGTTAAAGTTCCATGAAGATGAATAACATTTTTGCAACCAGCTCGCTCAAGGAGATCATCAACATTTTGAGTTAGATGAAATAGATGATCTTTATATCTTTTTTCCAGTTTAGCAAAAAAGTAGTGAGCAGGATTTGGCTTAAAATTTTTAAGCTCTATTCTTCTGTTATCATAAAATTTTGTAACAAAATCTCTATCTTTTTGCCAACCTTCAAGTGAGCAAACCTTTGAAATATCATATTTATTCCAAAGTCCACCACTCTCTCTAAATGTAGAGATTCCACTATCCTTACTAAGCCCTGCTCCACTTAATATATAAATTTTCATATATTACATAAAGCCAAGCTCATCTAAGATTGGTCCGAGTTTCTCGCTTATCTCTAAAAGTTTGTTTTTAATTTCATCCCATAAAATTCCTTGAGCCTTATCCTCTTCATACCACTCTTCTATGTGGGCTATTGCATTTGATTTTTCTTCTTGGCTCAATTTTGGATTAGCCTCTATTGCTTCTTTAAGGGCTTGAAGTTTTTCATGATGTTTATGATGTGGCATATCTACTCCTAATGTTGATTTTAAAAATTATCAATTTTTTTGAAT
Coding sequences:
- the feoB gene encoding ferrous iron transport protein B, translated to MITIAFVGNPNTGKTALINAIAGSDLQVGNWPGVTVEKKEVTFIYENETIHLIDLPGAYTLTPYSLEEKITRDVICSQKIDGIIDVIDTTDIRRNLYLTLELIDMQKPLVLALNMFDEFTKRGYELDIEKLQNILGIPCVPTIGSKGIGTKKLIKKSFEAIKNKTLPKIVPYQEHIEKEIDFLIKRMENEDCKLKRFFAIKLLENDEFAIKRVKRMDPSVIEAAIEARKRLEKHFKMSVKEFIVQDRYQKIDKILDKILKKPLIDRVLLSDKIDNLVLNRWFGLPIFFIMMFLMFKITFDGSSPFVDWMGGFFENFISPHLRAVMINFPPWFSSLIVDGLVSGVGLVLSFLPLLTFLYFFMAVLEESGYMARVSFLLDRLAAGLGIKGNAFISLIVGFGCNVPAVYSTRTMSTLRERVIATLMIPFMSCSARLPVYALFTSLFFTSHQAIIIFSLYFLGIIVAFITAFLANKLLPKTQAKPFFIELPTYHMPTWSAIWVLMWPRLKDFIVRAGTVIVAASMILWAIINLPPSSTPQTSYLAQISKKITPIFKPVGFGEHWEPVAALIPGTLAKEVVIGSLGTIYGVESTQKPIAKGEVLNDLIDQIKSLYNAFLESIKNLFSIEVTTLKTEKQPSNLQQKIKNQFTPLGAYSYLVFVLLYIPCVSTMAAIKNEFGWGLMIFEILFLPIIAYIVSFMIYNFAIIFL
- a CDS encoding DedA family protein, with the protein product MIEQIIQFLIHLADSLGYFGIYLYMLLVGTFIPVPSEIILIPSGYLASIGQKNFFLLLISGAFGSLSGALINYYLAKWIIRRYKDKKIIQKTILFFKHHGNISVFLAPLTPGLGQYISIPAGISHMPLYRFIPLTFLANIIWVGFMLLIGYIFGKGKEAHSAEIWFSLLLLGFVIVTATIYVFKELKKEKV
- a CDS encoding VIT1/CCC1 transporter family protein: MEALKQQQNEINDFFLYMELSKLQKNKNNKKILQEIALQEKSHYEFWKKITKKDLKPQKWLILMYIFLAKLFGISFTLKLLEKNEEKAEDFYKKLILKYPQAKKIYEDEKTHEIKLLNMLNDQKLLYAGAVVLGMNDALVELTGTLTGIALAFDNAKYVGITGMIMGIAASLSMAGSAYLEARENADSTIEPKKYAIYTGFAYILTTAILVSPFFLIKSAKVALVFMFIGAVVSILFYNFYISVAKDENFKKRVGEMFLITFGVALISFIIGYFVNKYLGIEI
- a CDS encoding SIR2 family NAD-dependent protein deacylase, whose translation is MKIYILSGAGLSKDSGISTFRESGGLWNKYDISKVCSLEGWQKDRDFVTKFYDNRRIELKNFKPNPAHYFFAKLEKRYKDHLFHLTQNVDDLLERAGCKNVIHLHGTLTDLRCEDCKNIFYIGYRAQKENEICPKCKSKNIRHNVVMFGEVVLNYRYLYTLAKEADIFIAIGTSGRVIDIVDLSNEFKTTILINPNREKYVTIFGEHEKYIDEFFDIFIQKRAVDSLKDLEKLLGNYDGSFKTATK